One Endozoicomonas gorgoniicola DNA window includes the following coding sequences:
- a CDS encoding DUF4136 domain-containing protein, with product MLSSRHWLLGCFVLLLAGCASQRVDWDYDTSARVQQQMSSWKNYAWLTVDKDQSSAYHLDGLQDRRVRAAVNRDLQAKGFRLVDESDADFLVNYLTKTKTRREENHVSTSLGYGINSWGVGLQSETRVRDYEEGSLMVDFIDPASKELVWRGRSQARIPDLSTPEKRTQQINNAVDAILKGFPPASGS from the coding sequence ATGTTAAGCAGCAGGCATTGGTTATTAGGGTGTTTTGTCTTATTACTGGCGGGCTGTGCCAGCCAGAGAGTTGACTGGGATTATGATACATCGGCCAGGGTTCAGCAGCAGATGAGTAGCTGGAAAAACTATGCCTGGCTGACGGTCGATAAAGATCAGTCGTCGGCTTATCATCTGGATGGCCTGCAGGATCGCAGGGTGCGTGCTGCCGTGAACCGTGATCTGCAAGCCAAAGGTTTCAGGCTGGTGGATGAGTCTGACGCGGATTTTCTGGTCAATTATCTCACTAAAACCAAAACCCGCCGGGAAGAGAACCATGTTTCTACCTCGCTGGGATACGGCATTAACAGCTGGGGGGTGGGGTTGCAGTCAGAAACTCGTGTGAGAGATTACGAGGAAGGTTCGCTGATGGTCGATTTTATTGACCCTGCCAGTAAAGAGCTGGTCTGGCGTGGACGCTCCCAGGCTCGAATTCCTGACCTTTCGACACCGGAAAAACGCACTCAGCAGATTAATAATGCAGTCGATGCGATCCTTAAAGGCTTTCCGCCAGCCTCCGGTAGCTGA
- a CDS encoding protein kinase family protein, whose amino-acid sequence MTMRCLGWSKTQYRLVFIILSLLTLNDLVFGGYLGKNQQDDPQQLICFLPTRSNAGLTALDQVSITLFFNAPFRILSELNLDTGLSGDGYTVLPRVSENSANVRIGFTNRPVPVCLAVSRINSDREPLQFLLENSYIRRLNVQLAWLGGEGSSHSGSSGSQGIAILHVNNTGSVSASELYMAGLNENRLTVRRLASSQTPDSRLQNYLNGVAPPQQMLLLELHTRYMARTDFAGVGEYLFQHLLYEDGFRQSALTVLMALIKCHKELKQIVLSENPAVSLAVLLQRVSSVSGSGDRRVAAWGHLLPYLGNVSQQQGNQILALLSGSLDQVQEGVERIVEDEDLVSELAASVDRRWDYKNPRTGRRYQRIDRGFLGKGGEGAVVKVIDDQGNEWAMKEINLFAGGSLKSIARLQSILDHNKLNSEYIVKPESQWSDGRTIYQVMKLYPEGDLQDLIDTRFPEVQENLQTIISEVVFSVALAHAQQVTHRDIKPSNYLVSYDKEKKTFRAHLTDLGCMREMQTPNDMTTSIVGTAIMLGQHTSSAFYNRQNYSPMGMDWELLAMSLFVIATGEYLLADEVRNFAPIEEDHSPEEAARNYEKFQQHMKYRDVIYGAISRGAGHQPGIISKNLKKLWARKYSKSKYQVKTIPEPVLNFIAELLAMDPTKPKEFFTLLNMMQEHDYFQPFLKASREAQVLIRHYKKKTDNTYQQIRERLRHRMDVEYVEPDGNCLPAAIAGAINAVTGSERTHQGIREELVRRFRGMVRLFDEIRNHPEQFDLPRHEAIQLYSLLRMEFASLTGIGTGQMDSLPDNGSTDPNGWLEPGLLALLPLLGIDVNVYAPHHVNGLDEAMQVYDQTLWQQTPLLSYYLQLPQSQTFVPPPPEVTHTITLIQNGAYGESAGAGHYYYGVVREAPTEANDYDFCDINHNQTGPNSGAGCVRYESQ is encoded by the coding sequence ATGACGATGAGATGTTTAGGCTGGAGCAAGACTCAATACCGGCTTGTATTCATTATTTTATCCCTGCTGACGTTAAATGACCTGGTGTTCGGTGGCTACCTGGGGAAAAATCAGCAGGATGATCCCCAGCAGCTGATTTGCTTTTTACCCACCCGAAGTAACGCCGGCTTAACGGCTCTGGACCAGGTCAGCATTACTCTGTTTTTTAATGCTCCATTTCGTATCCTTTCTGAATTGAACCTTGATACCGGGCTATCCGGGGATGGTTACACTGTTCTTCCCAGGGTGAGCGAAAACAGTGCCAACGTACGTATCGGTTTTACCAACAGACCTGTACCTGTCTGCCTCGCCGTCTCCAGAATAAATAGCGACAGAGAGCCTTTACAGTTCTTACTGGAAAACAGCTATATACGGAGGCTGAACGTACAGCTGGCCTGGTTAGGAGGGGAAGGGTCCTCCCACTCTGGTTCGTCGGGGAGTCAGGGCATCGCGATTCTTCACGTGAATAATACCGGAAGTGTTTCTGCTTCCGAACTCTATATGGCAGGCCTTAATGAGAACAGGTTGACGGTTCGGCGTCTGGCGTCATCGCAGACTCCCGACAGCCGTTTGCAGAACTATTTAAATGGCGTTGCGCCACCGCAGCAGATGCTATTGCTGGAACTGCACACGCGTTACATGGCACGCACGGATTTTGCCGGTGTTGGTGAATATTTATTTCAACACCTGTTGTATGAAGACGGTTTCCGACAAAGTGCCCTGACGGTATTGATGGCTCTTATTAAGTGTCACAAAGAACTGAAACAGATTGTACTGTCTGAAAATCCTGCAGTGAGCCTGGCTGTTTTGTTACAGAGAGTCAGTTCTGTTTCTGGCTCGGGTGACAGGCGAGTAGCTGCCTGGGGACACTTACTGCCTTATCTTGGGAACGTCTCCCAGCAGCAGGGGAATCAGATTCTGGCGCTTTTATCCGGCTCTCTCGATCAAGTTCAGGAAGGCGTTGAAAGAATCGTAGAGGATGAAGACCTGGTCAGCGAGTTAGCAGCCAGCGTGGACCGCAGGTGGGATTATAAGAATCCACGCACTGGCAGGCGTTATCAGCGAATTGACCGGGGGTTTCTGGGTAAAGGAGGAGAGGGAGCGGTTGTTAAGGTAATAGACGACCAGGGTAACGAATGGGCGATGAAGGAGATCAACCTTTTCGCGGGAGGCAGCCTGAAGTCCATTGCCCGGTTACAGTCGATTCTGGATCACAACAAACTGAACAGCGAATACATTGTTAAGCCTGAGTCCCAGTGGTCAGACGGACGCACTATATATCAGGTCATGAAACTCTACCCTGAAGGGGATCTGCAAGATTTGATCGATACCCGTTTCCCCGAAGTCCAGGAGAACCTGCAAACTATTATCAGTGAAGTGGTTTTTTCTGTCGCCCTGGCTCACGCTCAGCAGGTAACACACAGGGACATTAAGCCCTCTAATTACCTGGTGTCTTATGATAAAGAAAAAAAAACTTTTCGTGCACACCTGACTGACCTGGGCTGTATGCGCGAAATGCAGACGCCGAATGATATGACTACATCCATTGTCGGCACAGCAATTATGCTCGGCCAGCATACGAGCAGCGCATTCTATAACCGCCAAAACTACAGCCCAATGGGAATGGACTGGGAGTTACTGGCCATGAGTTTATTTGTAATCGCCACAGGAGAGTACCTCCTGGCTGATGAAGTTCGTAATTTTGCCCCCATCGAAGAAGACCATTCACCAGAGGAGGCGGCCCGTAATTACGAAAAGTTTCAACAACATATGAAATACAGGGATGTTATTTACGGCGCAATCAGCCGCGGGGCGGGGCATCAGCCTGGCATTATCAGCAAAAACCTGAAAAAGCTGTGGGCCAGGAAATACTCGAAGTCAAAATACCAGGTGAAAACCATTCCTGAGCCGGTTCTTAATTTCATTGCAGAACTGCTGGCAATGGATCCGACAAAACCTAAAGAGTTCTTTACTCTGCTTAATATGATGCAGGAACACGACTACTTTCAGCCATTTCTCAAAGCCAGTCGTGAAGCCCAGGTTTTGATCAGACACTATAAGAAAAAAACCGATAATACCTATCAGCAGATACGTGAACGACTCCGGCACAGAATGGATGTTGAGTATGTTGAGCCGGATGGCAACTGCCTCCCTGCTGCCATTGCTGGCGCCATTAATGCTGTCACTGGGAGTGAGAGAACGCACCAGGGTATCCGTGAGGAACTGGTTCGACGGTTCAGGGGCATGGTTCGACTGTTTGATGAGATTCGTAATCACCCTGAGCAGTTTGATTTACCCCGGCACGAGGCCATCCAGCTTTACTCATTGCTGAGGATGGAGTTTGCCAGCCTGACAGGTATTGGCACCGGGCAGATGGATAGCCTGCCTGATAATGGCAGTACAGATCCCAATGGCTGGCTCGAGCCGGGGCTCCTGGCTCTGTTACCGCTGCTGGGTATTGATGTTAACGTTTATGCTCCCCATCATGTGAACGGGCTTGACGAAGCCATGCAGGTATACGACCAGACGTTGTGGCAACAGACTCCGTTGCTGAGCTACTATCTGCAACTTCCGCAGAGTCAGACGTTTGTACCCCCTCCGCCCGAGGTCACCCATACCATTACACTGATACAAAATGGTGCCTATGGAGAGTCCGCTGGTGCTGGGCATTATTATTACGGCGTAGTCCGTGAGGCTCCTACGGAGGCCAATGATTACGACTTCTGTGATATTAACCATAACCAGACAGGACCGAACAGCGGTGCTGGCTGTGTTCGTTATGAATCCCAGTGA
- a CDS encoding YihY family inner membrane protein produces MVRPDISLRSIKQLLLFIKSTVERFVQNGCMDSAAALTYTTLFAVVPLMTVTYSLLSAIPSFQGIGETVQSFIFHNFVPTAGETVKTYLVSFSQQARKLTAVGVVFLIVTAFMMLKTVDKAINKVWQVDKVRRGVSGFLLYWAILSLGPFLIGLGFVLTSYLASLKFISDTTAFFGAESALLRLMPVLLSTMVLTLLYAAVPNRKVPFRYALTGAVVIATVLEVAKGVFAQFIAQTPTYELVYGAFAAVPVFLVWIYLSWNLVLFGAVMVRNLTMSVGQQKDEHWPPLLGLLVMLSMFRKQFCQGKTVSYKLFQNEWPLSLEDWERYIVLLQEQGVICKSHQGELVLVQDLRQMQLASFCQQQPWPMPDARALASITREGRPQWFSGLIDRLLHVNEIRAAALAINLDELYQCSSYDNKPEQT; encoded by the coding sequence ATGGTCAGGCCCGATATTTCCCTGCGTTCCATCAAACAACTGTTGTTGTTTATTAAGTCCACGGTTGAACGATTTGTTCAGAACGGCTGCATGGACAGTGCGGCTGCCCTTACCTATACCACGCTTTTTGCCGTGGTGCCTTTGATGACCGTGACTTACAGCCTGCTGTCTGCTATTCCCAGCTTTCAGGGTATTGGCGAAACGGTACAGTCTTTTATCTTCCATAATTTTGTACCAACGGCGGGTGAAACCGTAAAAACGTATCTGGTCAGTTTTTCCCAGCAGGCGCGCAAACTGACTGCGGTCGGTGTAGTGTTTTTGATTGTGACTGCCTTTATGATGCTGAAAACGGTAGACAAAGCCATTAATAAAGTCTGGCAGGTGGACAAGGTACGTCGTGGTGTTTCCGGCTTTTTGCTGTATTGGGCTATTTTGAGCCTTGGCCCTTTTTTGATTGGTCTGGGTTTTGTTCTGACGTCTTATCTGGCTTCGCTGAAATTTATTTCTGATACGACGGCTTTTTTCGGTGCAGAATCTGCGTTGTTGCGATTGATGCCGGTGTTGCTCAGTACCATGGTGTTAACTCTGCTCTATGCGGCGGTGCCTAACCGCAAGGTACCTTTTCGGTATGCTTTAACAGGAGCGGTGGTCATCGCTACGGTGCTTGAAGTTGCCAAAGGTGTATTTGCACAATTTATTGCTCAGACGCCGACGTATGAACTGGTGTATGGCGCCTTTGCTGCGGTTCCTGTTTTTCTGGTCTGGATTTACCTGAGCTGGAACCTTGTTCTGTTCGGTGCAGTCATGGTGCGTAACCTGACGATGTCGGTAGGCCAGCAAAAGGATGAACACTGGCCGCCCCTGCTGGGGCTTCTGGTAATGTTGTCCATGTTCCGGAAACAGTTTTGTCAGGGTAAAACGGTCAGCTATAAACTGTTCCAGAATGAGTGGCCTCTCTCCCTGGAAGACTGGGAACGCTATATCGTTCTGTTGCAGGAGCAGGGGGTAATCTGTAAAAGTCATCAGGGGGAACTGGTGCTGGTGCAGGATTTACGACAGATGCAGCTTGCTTCGTTCTGTCAGCAACAGCCCTGGCCCATGCCTGATGCTCGCGCTCTGGCGAGCATCACCCGGGAGGGGCGTCCGCAGTGGTTTTCAGGATTGATTGACCGGCTCCTGCATGTGAATGAAATCAGGGCAGCTGCGCTTGCTATTAATCTTGATGAGCTTTACCAGTGCAGTTCTTACGATAATAAACCTGAACAAACGTAA